The following proteins come from a genomic window of Triticum aestivum cultivar Chinese Spring chromosome 6A, IWGSC CS RefSeq v2.1, whole genome shotgun sequence:
- the LOC123130148 gene encoding uncharacterized protein isoform X2 has translation MSSPRSSAAAPLDDDDLLAEILLRLPPQPSSLPRASAVCKFWRSLASDPGFSRRFRAHHRRNPPLLGCFVHDFCEVRFQPTLEPPNRAPQSRFPFAIAAGDRFHILGCRHGLVLIFHDSQKQLLVWDPFTGDQHRLDIPPGFAVEKTWIGAAVLRAPGDFHHFQVVLVGNSDIQSTQAVASVYSSLTGVWDRLISTPLPPEDSGFLTMVYTGMPAVMVGGSFYWLLYGNSQEILEFDLDKRSLALIPMPVGNTRDMGEGNIWVMPAEGAGLGFLFLRGFCAQLWKRKTDCKGVSSWVLGRSIDLDKLLSLNSEMEIGYPSILGFAEDNNVVLLWTSVGIFTVQFESLQFKKLFESHDWYRCCPFEGVYTAGNKS, from the exons ATGAGCAGCCCCCGCTCCTCGGCGGCGGCGCCGCTGGACGACGACGACCTGCTCgccgagatcctcctccgcctccccccgCAGCCCTCATCCCTCCCCCGCGCCTCCGCCGTCTGCAAGTTCTGGCGCAGCCTCGCCTCCGACCCCGGCTTCTCCCGCCGCTTCCGCGCGCACCACCGCAGAAACCCTCCCCTCCTCGGCTGCTTCGTCCATGATTTTTGCGAGGTTCGCTTCCAGCCTACCCTGGAGCCCCCCAATCGCGCCCCGCAATCCCGCTTCCCCTTCGCAATCGCCGCCGGCGACCGCTTCCACATCCTCGGATGCCGCCATGGCCTCGTACTCATCTTCCACGACTCACAGAAGCAGCTCCTGGTGTGGGACCCCTTCACCGGCGACCAGCACCGCCTGGACATTCCCCCGGGGTTCGCCGTGGAGAAAACCTGGATCGGCGCGGCGGTGCTTCGTGCTCCCGGAGATTTCCACCATTTCCAGGTGGTCTTGGTAGGCAACAGCGACATTCAAAGCACACAAGCGGTAGCCTCTGTTTACTCTTCATTGACCGGTGTATGGGACAGGCTCATCTCAACACCGCTTCCACCAGAGGATTCTGGTTTTCTCACCATGGTTTACACGGGCATGCCTGCTGTGATGGTTGGGGGTTCCTTTTATTGGTTGCTTTATGGGAATTCGCAAGAAATCCTTGAATTTGATTTGGATAAGCGGAGCCTGGCTTTAATACCCATGCCAGTGGGGAACACTCGAGACATGGGCGAAGGCAATATTTGGGTTATGCCGGCAGAGGGTGCTGGCCTTGGTTTCCTCTTCCTGAGAGGCTTTTGTGCCCAATTATGGAAGAGGAAGACCGACTGCAAGGGTGTTTCTTCATGGGTGCTGGGAAGAAGTATTGATCTCGACAAGTTACTTTCCTTGAATTCAGAGATGGAGATAGGGTACCCATCGATACTAGGGTTTGCAGAGGACAATAATGTGGTGTTATTGTGGACGTCTGTCGGCATCTTCACGGTCCAGTTTGAATCATTGCAGTTCAAGAAACTTTTCGAATCCCATGACTGGTATCGCTGTTGTCCATTTGAAGGTGTCTATACTGCAG GTAACAAGAGTTAA
- the LOC123130148 gene encoding uncharacterized protein isoform X1, with the protein MSSPRSSAAAPLDDDDLLAEILLRLPPQPSSLPRASAVCKFWRSLASDPGFSRRFRAHHRRNPPLLGCFVHDFCEVRFQPTLEPPNRAPQSRFPFAIAAGDRFHILGCRHGLVLIFHDSQKQLLVWDPFTGDQHRLDIPPGFAVEKTWIGAAVLRAPGDFHHFQVVLVGNSDIQSTQAVASVYSSLTGVWDRLISTPLPPEDSGFLTMVYTGMPAVMVGGSFYWLLYGNSQEILEFDLDKRSLALIPMPVGNTRDMGEGNIWVMPAEGAGLGFLFLRGFCAQLWKRKTDCKGVSSWVLGRSIDLDKLLSLNSEMEIGYPSILGFAEDNNVVLLWTSVGIFTVQFESLQFKKLFESHDWYRCCPFEGVYTAGGGIGGGPCGAKLLYNT; encoded by the exons ATGAGCAGCCCCCGCTCCTCGGCGGCGGCGCCGCTGGACGACGACGACCTGCTCgccgagatcctcctccgcctccccccgCAGCCCTCATCCCTCCCCCGCGCCTCCGCCGTCTGCAAGTTCTGGCGCAGCCTCGCCTCCGACCCCGGCTTCTCCCGCCGCTTCCGCGCGCACCACCGCAGAAACCCTCCCCTCCTCGGCTGCTTCGTCCATGATTTTTGCGAGGTTCGCTTCCAGCCTACCCTGGAGCCCCCCAATCGCGCCCCGCAATCCCGCTTCCCCTTCGCAATCGCCGCCGGCGACCGCTTCCACATCCTCGGATGCCGCCATGGCCTCGTACTCATCTTCCACGACTCACAGAAGCAGCTCCTGGTGTGGGACCCCTTCACCGGCGACCAGCACCGCCTGGACATTCCCCCGGGGTTCGCCGTGGAGAAAACCTGGATCGGCGCGGCGGTGCTTCGTGCTCCCGGAGATTTCCACCATTTCCAGGTGGTCTTGGTAGGCAACAGCGACATTCAAAGCACACAAGCGGTAGCCTCTGTTTACTCTTCATTGACCGGTGTATGGGACAGGCTCATCTCAACACCGCTTCCACCAGAGGATTCTGGTTTTCTCACCATGGTTTACACGGGCATGCCTGCTGTGATGGTTGGGGGTTCCTTTTATTGGTTGCTTTATGGGAATTCGCAAGAAATCCTTGAATTTGATTTGGATAAGCGGAGCCTGGCTTTAATACCCATGCCAGTGGGGAACACTCGAGACATGGGCGAAGGCAATATTTGGGTTATGCCGGCAGAGGGTGCTGGCCTTGGTTTCCTCTTCCTGAGAGGCTTTTGTGCCCAATTATGGAAGAGGAAGACCGACTGCAAGGGTGTTTCTTCATGGGTGCTGGGAAGAAGTATTGATCTCGACAAGTTACTTTCCTTGAATTCAGAGATGGAGATAGGGTACCCATCGATACTAGGGTTTGCAGAGGACAATAATGTGGTGTTATTGTGGACGTCTGTCGGCATCTTCACGGTCCAGTTTGAATCATTGCAGTTCAAGAAACTTTTCGAATCCCATGACTGGTATCGCTGTTGTCCATTTGAAGGTGTCTATACTGCAG GCGGGGGCATTGGTGGTGGACCCTGTGGAGCTAAACTTTTGTACAATACATAA
- the LOC123131829 gene encoding uncharacterized protein isoform X1, translating into MTCMESIVKMGESRGSIAFFACYRPPVPLDIFCCPAPASSREEERHLTDGVSYNYNCQPIPSAALKSIVKHLDLAPEDVEEAAIDSGRLTGLVFVSERQHHLETLHIGLRFDDGDEVRVFTLGDIYGGDFFSGARLEDSGCIAGGYEVDGHTADHYLVFVSTKEPVQERRSPWNVVYKTNLRTGETERLTPPGTSDLSPSVSPSGKRVAVASFQGKKWDGEVKDLLTNIYVMDLESTYLERERVIENAGWPSWGSETVLFFHKKVGDNWGVFRHDLSTGETLRVTPEAFDAVTPAAIDESRVAVATIRQKSVFTDVRVEAQYRHIEVFDMGLPEEPLQITRCTKPKGDHYNPFVMDGGKYIGYHRCKSDHLEHGDDVPRRFDKLQSHHEDIGLFRVAGAFPAFSKDGSKLAFVDNEFKAVWLADSDGMRVVFETDGPDGVFSPVWNQKKDILYVCMGPSFKANEILEIYAIPHVSSGARERRLLTKGKFNNAFPSTNSDGTKLVFRSTRNGGDKKYKNLYMMDAEIGEDGGEAERITEGDWIDTHCQWSPDRDWIVFSSNRDKPADAPERDHGMDPGYFAVYLMNAIDRSVVRVIRSGYDFSGHVNHPVFSPDGRSIVVTADLAAVSADPMSLPLLLHSQRPYGDIFTVDIDPDDMEKNQDVEEFARVTHSRYENATPDWTVFSTHDPHAQWNLLVMEEEYTPACPYAHHDGGESWHMTGQMCIPKRVC; encoded by the exons ATGACCTGTATGGAAAG CATTGTCAAAATGGGCGAGAGCAGAGGAAGCATCGCCTTCTTTGCGTGCTACAGGCCTCCGGTGCCCCTCGACATATTCTGCTGTCCAGCTCCAGCATCATCAAGGGAGGAGGAGCGGCACTTGACGGATGGCGTGTCGTACAACTACAACTGCCAACCCATTCCATCTGCGGCCCTCAAGTCGATCGTCAAGCACCTAGATCTGGCTCCTGAAGACGTTGAAGAAGCCGCCATCGATTCGGGCCGTCTCACCGGCCTCGTCTTCGTCTCTGAAAGACAGCACCACCTCGAGACTCTTCATATAGGCCTGCGCTTCGATGATGGCGACGAAGTCAGGGTCTTCACCTTGGGGGACATCTATGGCGGCGACTTTTTCAGTGGTGCCCGTCTGGAGGACAGCGGCTGCATCGCAGGAGGCTACGAGGTGGATGGCCACACAGCTGACCATTACCTCGTCTTCGTGTCCACGAAGGAGCCTGTGCAAGAACGCCGCAGCCCGTGGAATGTCGTCTACAAAACTAATCTCAGAACAGGCGAAACTGAGCGCCTCACTCCACCAG GGACATCCGATTTAAGCCCCTCGGTGTCACCATCTGGGAAGAGGGTAGCAGTGGCTTCGTTCCAAGGAAAGAAATGGGATGGTGAAGTTAAAGACTTGCTGACAAACATTTACGTGATGGACCTAGAGAGCACATATCTGGAGCGCGAGCGGGTGATCGAGAACGCTGGCTGGCCATCATGGGGAAGCGAAACAGTACTATTTTTCCATAAAAAGGTTGGGGATAACTGGGGTGTATTTCGACACGACTTGAGCACCGGCGAGACCCTCCGTGTGACCCCGGAGGCATTCGATGCAGTGACTCCAGCAGCCATTGATGAGAGCAGAGTGGCTGTGGCAACCATCCGCCAGAAGTCTGTGTTCACCGACGTCCGTGTTGAAGCGCAGTACCGTCACATCGAGGTTTTTGACATGGGTTTGCCGGAGGAGCCACTTCAAATCACTCGGTGTACCAAGCCAAAAGGCGACCATTACAACCCCTTTGTAATGGATGGTGGCAAGTACATTGGCTACCATCGTTGCAAAAGCGACCATCTCGAG CATGGAGATGATGTCCCGAGGCGGTTCGACAAGCTGCAGTCCCATCATGAAGATATTGGTCTGTTTAGGGTTGCCGGTGCATTCCCGGCATTTTCCAAAGATGGCTCCAAGCTTGCATTCGTCGATAACGAGTTCAAAGCCGTGTGGCTGGCCGATAGTGACGGAATGCGTGTTGTCTTCGAA ACGGATGGTCCTGATGGCGTCTTCTCACCGGTGTGGAACCAAAAAAAGGATATACTTTATGTCTGTATGGGACCGTCTTTCAAAGCCAACGAAATATTGGAGATCTACGCCATCCCTCACGTATCGAGTGGTGCACGAGAGCGGCGACTGCTCACGAAGGGAAAATTCAATAATGCGTTCCCATCCACCAATTCAGACG GGACAAAACTTGTTTTCCGATCGACAAGAAATGGGGGAGACAAAAAGTACAAGAATCTATACATGATGGACGCAGAGATCGGGGAGGACGGCGGTGAAGCGGAACGGATAACAGAGGGGGATTGGATTGACACACACTGCCAGTGGTCGCCAGACAGGGACTGGATCGTGTTCTCGTCAAACCGTGACAAGCCCGCGGACGCTCCGGAGCGCGACCATGGTATGGACCCGGGGTACTTTGCTGTTTACCTGATGAACGCAATCGACCGCTCTGTGGTGAGGGTAATCCGGAGCGGGTACGACTTCTCCGGGCACGTGAACCACCCGGTCTTCAGCCCGGACGGGCGGAGCATCGTCGTGACGGCAGATCTTGCCGCGGTGTCTGCTGACCCAATGTCGCTGCCGCTCTTGTTGCACTCGCAGAGGCCCTACGGCGACATCTTCACCGTTGATATCGACCCGGATGACATGGAGAAGAACCAGGATGTGGAGGAGTTTGCCCGAGTCACGCATAGCAGGTACGAGAACGCCACTCCTGACTGGACCGTGTTCTCAACTCATGACCCGCATGCGCAGTGGAACCTCCTGGTCATGGAGGAGGAGTACACCCCGGCGTGCCCGTATGCGCATCATGATGGGGGTGAAAGCTGGCACATGACAGGTCAGATGTGCATCCCGAAAAGGGTCTGTTGA
- the LOC123131829 gene encoding uncharacterized protein isoform X2, whose amino-acid sequence MGESRGSIAFFACYRPPVPLDIFCCPAPASSREEERHLTDGVSYNYNCQPIPSAALKSIVKHLDLAPEDVEEAAIDSGRLTGLVFVSERQHHLETLHIGLRFDDGDEVRVFTLGDIYGGDFFSGARLEDSGCIAGGYEVDGHTADHYLVFVSTKEPVQERRSPWNVVYKTNLRTGETERLTPPGTSDLSPSVSPSGKRVAVASFQGKKWDGEVKDLLTNIYVMDLESTYLERERVIENAGWPSWGSETVLFFHKKVGDNWGVFRHDLSTGETLRVTPEAFDAVTPAAIDESRVAVATIRQKSVFTDVRVEAQYRHIEVFDMGLPEEPLQITRCTKPKGDHYNPFVMDGGKYIGYHRCKSDHLEHGDDVPRRFDKLQSHHEDIGLFRVAGAFPAFSKDGSKLAFVDNEFKAVWLADSDGMRVVFETDGPDGVFSPVWNQKKDILYVCMGPSFKANEILEIYAIPHVSSGARERRLLTKGKFNNAFPSTNSDGTKLVFRSTRNGGDKKYKNLYMMDAEIGEDGGEAERITEGDWIDTHCQWSPDRDWIVFSSNRDKPADAPERDHGMDPGYFAVYLMNAIDRSVVRVIRSGYDFSGHVNHPVFSPDGRSIVVTADLAAVSADPMSLPLLLHSQRPYGDIFTVDIDPDDMEKNQDVEEFARVTHSRYENATPDWTVFSTHDPHAQWNLLVMEEEYTPACPYAHHDGGESWHMTGQMCIPKRVC is encoded by the exons ATGGGCGAGAGCAGAGGAAGCATCGCCTTCTTTGCGTGCTACAGGCCTCCGGTGCCCCTCGACATATTCTGCTGTCCAGCTCCAGCATCATCAAGGGAGGAGGAGCGGCACTTGACGGATGGCGTGTCGTACAACTACAACTGCCAACCCATTCCATCTGCGGCCCTCAAGTCGATCGTCAAGCACCTAGATCTGGCTCCTGAAGACGTTGAAGAAGCCGCCATCGATTCGGGCCGTCTCACCGGCCTCGTCTTCGTCTCTGAAAGACAGCACCACCTCGAGACTCTTCATATAGGCCTGCGCTTCGATGATGGCGACGAAGTCAGGGTCTTCACCTTGGGGGACATCTATGGCGGCGACTTTTTCAGTGGTGCCCGTCTGGAGGACAGCGGCTGCATCGCAGGAGGCTACGAGGTGGATGGCCACACAGCTGACCATTACCTCGTCTTCGTGTCCACGAAGGAGCCTGTGCAAGAACGCCGCAGCCCGTGGAATGTCGTCTACAAAACTAATCTCAGAACAGGCGAAACTGAGCGCCTCACTCCACCAG GGACATCCGATTTAAGCCCCTCGGTGTCACCATCTGGGAAGAGGGTAGCAGTGGCTTCGTTCCAAGGAAAGAAATGGGATGGTGAAGTTAAAGACTTGCTGACAAACATTTACGTGATGGACCTAGAGAGCACATATCTGGAGCGCGAGCGGGTGATCGAGAACGCTGGCTGGCCATCATGGGGAAGCGAAACAGTACTATTTTTCCATAAAAAGGTTGGGGATAACTGGGGTGTATTTCGACACGACTTGAGCACCGGCGAGACCCTCCGTGTGACCCCGGAGGCATTCGATGCAGTGACTCCAGCAGCCATTGATGAGAGCAGAGTGGCTGTGGCAACCATCCGCCAGAAGTCTGTGTTCACCGACGTCCGTGTTGAAGCGCAGTACCGTCACATCGAGGTTTTTGACATGGGTTTGCCGGAGGAGCCACTTCAAATCACTCGGTGTACCAAGCCAAAAGGCGACCATTACAACCCCTTTGTAATGGATGGTGGCAAGTACATTGGCTACCATCGTTGCAAAAGCGACCATCTCGAG CATGGAGATGATGTCCCGAGGCGGTTCGACAAGCTGCAGTCCCATCATGAAGATATTGGTCTGTTTAGGGTTGCCGGTGCATTCCCGGCATTTTCCAAAGATGGCTCCAAGCTTGCATTCGTCGATAACGAGTTCAAAGCCGTGTGGCTGGCCGATAGTGACGGAATGCGTGTTGTCTTCGAA ACGGATGGTCCTGATGGCGTCTTCTCACCGGTGTGGAACCAAAAAAAGGATATACTTTATGTCTGTATGGGACCGTCTTTCAAAGCCAACGAAATATTGGAGATCTACGCCATCCCTCACGTATCGAGTGGTGCACGAGAGCGGCGACTGCTCACGAAGGGAAAATTCAATAATGCGTTCCCATCCACCAATTCAGACG GGACAAAACTTGTTTTCCGATCGACAAGAAATGGGGGAGACAAAAAGTACAAGAATCTATACATGATGGACGCAGAGATCGGGGAGGACGGCGGTGAAGCGGAACGGATAACAGAGGGGGATTGGATTGACACACACTGCCAGTGGTCGCCAGACAGGGACTGGATCGTGTTCTCGTCAAACCGTGACAAGCCCGCGGACGCTCCGGAGCGCGACCATGGTATGGACCCGGGGTACTTTGCTGTTTACCTGATGAACGCAATCGACCGCTCTGTGGTGAGGGTAATCCGGAGCGGGTACGACTTCTCCGGGCACGTGAACCACCCGGTCTTCAGCCCGGACGGGCGGAGCATCGTCGTGACGGCAGATCTTGCCGCGGTGTCTGCTGACCCAATGTCGCTGCCGCTCTTGTTGCACTCGCAGAGGCCCTACGGCGACATCTTCACCGTTGATATCGACCCGGATGACATGGAGAAGAACCAGGATGTGGAGGAGTTTGCCCGAGTCACGCATAGCAGGTACGAGAACGCCACTCCTGACTGGACCGTGTTCTCAACTCATGACCCGCATGCGCAGTGGAACCTCCTGGTCATGGAGGAGGAGTACACCCCGGCGTGCCCGTATGCGCATCATGATGGGGGTGAAAGCTGGCACATGACAGGTCAGATGTGCATCCCGAAAAGGGTCTGTTGA